From the genome of Onthophagus taurus isolate NC chromosome 5, IU_Otau_3.0, whole genome shotgun sequence, one region includes:
- the LOC111426454 gene encoding chitin deacetylase 1 isoform X2, whose amino-acid sequence MYFLCLEGEVFEFRCSSGLVFDVEKQICDVSKNVENCQLISEEVIQKPNIFNCEDNYLSCKNGTCIPDDYFCDGSIDCIDSSDEIDCDLIKDKFLAKLCNEDCKLPGCFCSIDGTKIPGNLPPQEVPQIILITFEGPINHDNFDLYTKTLFHQDILNPNGCPIKATFFVNHFNNNYYQTQLLWNYGHEIALNSITNKNSKNWWSNNASLIDYFDEIIGQANMLNKFSKIRAKNLLGMRVPHLKIGGEKQFLMMKEFGLLYDNSIIAPFQDPPLWPYTLQFKIPHNCSNNQNCPLRSYPGVWEIILNKFIVNKTTCTYINDCSKDLDLYKILITNFNRHYLTNRAPFGIHFKSDWFRNENNLIAIQKFIENMMVYQDVWFLTNSEAVEWIRNPLPLSKLKTSDVWNCDDDVDMERLKKYSEMVCDKPNVCKVFSSIFQEEKLMYTCEDCPEVYPWIKNEFGKKDFD is encoded by the exons ATGTACTTTTTGTGCTTAGAAGGGGAAGTTTTCGAGTTTCGATGCAGTTCTGGGTTAGTTTTCGATGTTGAAAAACAAATATGTGATGTTTCAAAAAACGTGGAAAATTGCCAATTAATTTCAg aaGAAGTAATCCAAAAACCAAACATATTTAATTGCGAAGATAACTATTTAAGTTGCAAAAATGGAACTTGCATTCCAGACGATTATTTCTGCGACGGTTCGATTGATTGTATCGATTCGAGCGATGAGATTGATTgtgatttaattaaagataaatttttggcGAAACTTTGTAACGAAGATTGCAAATTACCCGGATGTTTCTGTTCAATTGATG gTACGAAAATCCCCGGGAATCTCCCACCACAAGAAGTACCGCAAATCATCTTAATCACATTCGAAGGACCAATTAATCACGACAATTTCGATTTGTACACGAAAACTTTGTTCCACCAGGATATTTTAAACCCAAATGGGTGCCCAATTAAAGcaactttttttgttaatcattttaacaataattattatcaaactCAACTTTTATGGAATTATGGACATGAAATTGCTTTAAATTCAATaac aaataaaaattcaaaaaattggtGGTCCAATAACGCCTCATTAATTGATTATTTCGACGAAATAATCGGCCAGGCAAacatgttaaataaattttcgaaaattcgCGCAAAAAATCTTCTCGGGATGAGAGTGCCTCATTTAAAAATAGGAGGagaaaaacagtttttaatgATGAAAGAGTTCGGGTTGTTATACGATAACTCTATTATCGCCCCATTTCAAGATCCACCGTTATGGCCTTACACCTTACAATTTAAAATCCCCCATAACTGCTctaataatcaaaattgcCCATTAAGATCGTACCCGGGAGTTtgggaaattattttaaataaattcatcgTTAATAAAACGACTTGTACGTACATAAACGATTGTTCGAAAGATTTGgatctttataaaattttaataaccaaTTTTAACCGGCATTATTTAACGAATAGGGCACCGTTcgggattcattttaaatcgGATTGGTTTCGgaacgaaaataatttgattgcTATTCAa AAATTCATTGAGAACATGATGGTGTATCAGGACGTGTGGTTCCTGACTAATTCCGAGGCAGTTGAATGGATTCGGAATCCTCTTCCGCTCTCGAAATTGAAAACGAGCGATGTATGGAATTGCGACGACGACGTCGACATGGAACGATTGAAGAAGTATTCGGAAATGGTCTGCGACAAACCGAACGTTTGTAAAGTTTTCAGTTCCATATTTCAAGAGGAGAAATTAATGTATACTTGCGAGGATTGCCCGGAAGTTTATCCGtggattaaaaatgaatttggaaaaaaggattttgattaa
- the LOC111426454 gene encoding chitin deacetylase 1 isoform X1 has translation MYSVHKCVGRVYKIILLFTIIEATQIGIIPCLENGRFYRNPETSLGYVKSEDECSMYFLCLEGEVFEFRCSSGLVFDVEKQICDVSKNVENCQLISEEVIQKPNIFNCEDNYLSCKNGTCIPDDYFCDGSIDCIDSSDEIDCDLIKDKFLAKLCNEDCKLPGCFCSIDGTKIPGNLPPQEVPQIILITFEGPINHDNFDLYTKTLFHQDILNPNGCPIKATFFVNHFNNNYYQTQLLWNYGHEIALNSITNKNSKNWWSNNASLIDYFDEIIGQANMLNKFSKIRAKNLLGMRVPHLKIGGEKQFLMMKEFGLLYDNSIIAPFQDPPLWPYTLQFKIPHNCSNNQNCPLRSYPGVWEIILNKFIVNKTTCTYINDCSKDLDLYKILITNFNRHYLTNRAPFGIHFKSDWFRNENNLIAIQKFIENMMVYQDVWFLTNSEAVEWIRNPLPLSKLKTSDVWNCDDDVDMERLKKYSEMVCDKPNVCKVFSSIFQEEKLMYTCEDCPEVYPWIKNEFGKKDFD, from the exons ATGTACAGTGTTCACAAATGTGTTGGTCGcgtttacaaaattattttattatttacgatAATAG AGGCGACCCAAATTGGAATAATTCCCTGCTTGGAAAATGGACGTTTTTATAGAAACCCGGAAACTTCTTTAGGATACGTTAAAAGCGAAGATGAATGTTCAATGTACTTTTTGTGCTTAGAAGGGGAAGTTTTCGAGTTTCGATGCAGTTCTGGGTTAGTTTTCGATGTTGAAAAACAAATATGTGATGTTTCAAAAAACGTGGAAAATTGCCAATTAATTTCAg aaGAAGTAATCCAAAAACCAAACATATTTAATTGCGAAGATAACTATTTAAGTTGCAAAAATGGAACTTGCATTCCAGACGATTATTTCTGCGACGGTTCGATTGATTGTATCGATTCGAGCGATGAGATTGATTgtgatttaattaaagataaatttttggcGAAACTTTGTAACGAAGATTGCAAATTACCCGGATGTTTCTGTTCAATTGATG gTACGAAAATCCCCGGGAATCTCCCACCACAAGAAGTACCGCAAATCATCTTAATCACATTCGAAGGACCAATTAATCACGACAATTTCGATTTGTACACGAAAACTTTGTTCCACCAGGATATTTTAAACCCAAATGGGTGCCCAATTAAAGcaactttttttgttaatcattttaacaataattattatcaaactCAACTTTTATGGAATTATGGACATGAAATTGCTTTAAATTCAATaac aaataaaaattcaaaaaattggtGGTCCAATAACGCCTCATTAATTGATTATTTCGACGAAATAATCGGCCAGGCAAacatgttaaataaattttcgaaaattcgCGCAAAAAATCTTCTCGGGATGAGAGTGCCTCATTTAAAAATAGGAGGagaaaaacagtttttaatgATGAAAGAGTTCGGGTTGTTATACGATAACTCTATTATCGCCCCATTTCAAGATCCACCGTTATGGCCTTACACCTTACAATTTAAAATCCCCCATAACTGCTctaataatcaaaattgcCCATTAAGATCGTACCCGGGAGTTtgggaaattattttaaataaattcatcgTTAATAAAACGACTTGTACGTACATAAACGATTGTTCGAAAGATTTGgatctttataaaattttaataaccaaTTTTAACCGGCATTATTTAACGAATAGGGCACCGTTcgggattcattttaaatcgGATTGGTTTCGgaacgaaaataatttgattgcTATTCAa AAATTCATTGAGAACATGATGGTGTATCAGGACGTGTGGTTCCTGACTAATTCCGAGGCAGTTGAATGGATTCGGAATCCTCTTCCGCTCTCGAAATTGAAAACGAGCGATGTATGGAATTGCGACGACGACGTCGACATGGAACGATTGAAGAAGTATTCGGAAATGGTCTGCGACAAACCGAACGTTTGTAAAGTTTTCAGTTCCATATTTCAAGAGGAGAAATTAATGTATACTTGCGAGGATTGCCCGGAAGTTTATCCGtggattaaaaatgaatttggaaaaaaggattttgattaa
- the LOC111426455 gene encoding uncharacterized protein — MTPQNVYKVAKNFYKKLTDVFTFTTPAKSNRIQNKGFSTRKHKKFRNRIKKIYKNKLKTIEEHSIREALDSLEVFIKKSQHQLEFSISDQILGGKLLNRKLEITSFRSNFDLTSKKPQEYSKVWDFRAFRDNGKVEGQELAKTIEHHHHTKLLTDVKLMTSV, encoded by the exons ATGACCCCACAAAACGTTTACAA agttgcaaaaaatttttataaaaaactaacCGACGTTTTCACCTTTACGACCCCGGCGAAATCAAATCGAATCCAAAACAAAGGATTTTCAACgagaaaacacaaaaaatttcgTAACCGCATCaaaaaaatctacaaaaataaattaaaaaccatCGAAGAACACTCAATACGCGAAGCTTTAGATTCTTTggaagtttttataaaaaaaagtcaaCATCAATTGGAATTTTCTATTAGCGATCAAATTTTAGGGGGGAAATTACTGAATAGGAAACTAGAAATTACAAGTTTTAGGTCAAACTTTGACCTCACATCCAAGAAACCGCAAGAGTACAGTAAAGTTTGGGACTTCCGTGCCTTTAGAGATAACGGTAAAGTCGAGGGACAAGAATTGGCCAAAACGATCGAACACCATCACCATACCAAACTCCTAACCGATGTTAAACTGATGACGAGCGTTTAA
- the LOC111426453 gene encoding ubiquitin carboxyl-terminal hydrolase calypso, translating into MPVDIKELTEGWLELESDPGLFTLLLEDFGVKGVQVEEIYDLNKPLDSPVYGFIFLFRWIEERRSRRKVVEQTEVFVKDEDIVNNIFFAQQMVPNSCATHALISILLNCPNIHLGDTLSRLKQHTHGMSPENKGWAIGNTPELACAHNSHAMPQAKRRLDKTGGGVSTGRFTGEAFHFVSFVPINGRLFELDGLKPFPIDHGPWTIETGDWTEKFRGVMSDRLGLTAGEQYHDIRFNLMAVVPDRRLAITHKLKMLKTNKQIVLDALQQLMKIKHSDKDKEKINKEEIHKKEEEKTEIIDLVDSENAEINEVKNEPEIKDKVLMCPLDYSTPLTIQTSPAPSTSSTDTSSEVGSAFNSPTTAWNWTAPQNSPSSRDFKRFVVLKMPNDESKEKIGININGKRINEESQKKSYNTGHARVRTSDGDTVVAEKKNELLETHTFAPQDLLALLRNLEHEICLCEMNLKDENDKQNKYKIDDCRRTYNYDEFICTFLSMLAEQGKLADLVEQHLITKRPNAVPAPKSTKSTRKKDHGRRKKGRAKVKKRR; encoded by the exons ATGCCAGTCGATATAAAGGAATTAACGGAAGGTTGGTTAGAATTAGAAAGTGATCCTGGGCTATTTACCCTCCTCTTAGAAGATTTCGGTGTAAAAGGAGTCCAAGTAGAAGAAATTTACGACCTAAACAAACCCTTAGATAGTCCTGTATACggatttatctttttattccGATGGATCGAGGAACGAAGATCGCGGCGAAAAGTCGTGGAACAAACGGAAGTGTTTGTAAAAGACGAAGACATCGtgaacaacatttttttcgccCAACAAATGGTCCCGAATAGTTGTGCTACTCACGCGTTGATTTCGATACTTTTAAATTGCCCCAATATTCATTTAGGGGACACTTTGAGTCGGTTAAAACAGCACACTCACGGGATGTCCCCTGAAAATAAAGGATGGGCCATCGGGAACACCCCAGAATTAGCATGTGCTCATAATTCGCATGCAATGCCCCAAGCTAAACGGAGATTAGACAAAACCGGGGGTGGTGTATCAACTGGGAGATTCACCGGGGAAGCTTTTCATTTCGTTAGTTTCGTTCCAATAAATGGGAGATTATTTGAATTGGATGGATTAAAACCTTTTCCAATCGATCATGGTCCTTGGACCATCGAAACAGGGGATTGGACTGAAAAATTTCGAGGTGTTATGAGCGACCGGCTTGGTTTAACCGCTGGGGAACAATACCATGatattcgttttaatttaatggcGGTAGTTCCTGATCGGCGATTAGCGATAActcacaaattaaaaatgcttaaaactaataaacaaaTCGTTTTAGACGCTTTACAACAACTCATGAAGATTAAACATTCAGATaaagacaaagaaaaaattaataaagaagaaatccataaaaaagaagaagaaaaaactgaaataatcgatttagTTGATTCAGAAAACGCCGAAATTAACGAAGTTAAAAACGAACCcgaaattaaagataaagttTTAATGTGTCCATTAGATTATTCAACCCCATTAACGATTCAAACCTCACCGGCTCCGAGTACTTCAAGTACGGATACATCATCCGAGGTTGGGTCAGCTTTTAATTCGCCTACGACGGCGTGGAATTGGACCGCACCTCAAAATAGCCCCAGTTCCCGCGATTTTAAACGATTCGTCGTTTTAAAAATGCCCAATGAtgaaagtaaagaaaaaattgggATTAATATCAATGGAAAAAGGATTAATGAGGAATCTCAAAAGAAATCTTACAACACCGGTCACGCAAGAGTACGAACCAGCGATGGGGACACCGTCGTTGCGGAGAAAAAGAACGAGTTATTAGAAACGCACACTTTTGCCCCTCAAGATTTATTGGCATTGTTAAGGAATTTGGAACACGAAATTTGTTTGTGCGAAATGAATTTAAAGGatgaaaatgataaacaaaataaatataaa ATTGATGATTGTCGAAGAACGTACAATTACGATGAATTTATTTGTACCTTTTTATCTATGTTAGCCGAACAAGGTAAATTGGCTGATTTAGTCGAGCAACATTTGATCACGAAGCGTCCCAACGCTGTTCCCGCGCCGAAATCGACGAAATCAACACGAAAAAAAGATCACGGGCGAAGAAAGAAAGGAAGGGCTAAAGTTAAGAAACGAAGATGA